One region of Candidatus Neomarinimicrobiota bacterium genomic DNA includes:
- the fucP gene encoding L-fucose:H+ symporter permease, whose amino-acid sequence MAAIKRTIYKAPIIPFILITSLFFMWGLANNMTDTLLAAFKKIMSLTDFQTSWIQMAFYGSYFCLALPAAIFIKKFTYKAGVLLGLGLFIGGAFLFYPSSITMNYFHFLIALYILAGGLSILETTANPYIIALGPEETGTQRLNFAQSFNPIGSITGVLLSKYFILSHLNSASAEERAVMGAEQLQAVQQQELSAVMGPYVGIALLLVVIWVMIAIRDMPKVSEKKVSIDLIPTLKRLFRKKQYVWGVVAQFFYVGAQIGVWSFTIRYVMQELAVDEAHASSYYLAALILFTAFRFVNTALMKYIAPGKLLTGSAILGSIATLIVIFGGGMIGVLALVSISAFMSLMFPTIYGLAVKGLDYDDTKIAGSGLIMAILGGAVLTAIQGKISDATGSIHLAYAVPLACFLLISFYGFFGFRRDLQKTS is encoded by the coding sequence ATGGCAGCAATAAAACGCACAATTTATAAAGCACCGATAATCCCGTTTATACTGATTACGAGTCTGTTCTTTATGTGGGGACTCGCCAATAATATGACCGATACTTTATTGGCGGCCTTCAAGAAGATTATGAGCCTCACCGATTTTCAGACTTCATGGATTCAGATGGCTTTTTATGGTTCGTATTTCTGCCTGGCCTTGCCTGCAGCAATATTTATTAAAAAATTTACCTATAAAGCAGGCGTGTTGCTTGGCTTGGGGCTGTTTATCGGCGGGGCCTTTCTGTTTTATCCCTCGAGCATCACCATGAACTATTTTCACTTCCTGATAGCGCTCTATATACTCGCCGGTGGACTCTCGATTCTGGAGACGACAGCGAATCCCTACATTATCGCGCTGGGGCCGGAGGAGACCGGAACTCAGCGATTGAACTTTGCCCAGTCCTTTAATCCCATTGGTTCCATAACTGGGGTACTGCTGAGTAAATACTTTATACTCTCTCACCTCAATTCCGCCTCAGCAGAGGAACGTGCTGTAATGGGGGCTGAGCAGCTCCAGGCAGTGCAACAGCAGGAGTTGAGCGCCGTAATGGGGCCATATGTCGGGATAGCATTGTTATTGGTGGTTATCTGGGTTATGATCGCCATCCGGGATATGCCGAAGGTATCGGAAAAGAAGGTCTCAATCGATTTGATACCGACGCTGAAGCGCCTGTTCAGGAAAAAGCAATACGTCTGGGGTGTTGTGGCGCAGTTCTTTTATGTTGGAGCACAGATCGGAGTCTGGTCGTTTACCATTCGGTACGTCATGCAGGAATTGGCTGTCGATGAGGCACACGCATCCAGCTATTATCTCGCTGCTCTGATACTGTTTACGGCATTTCGCTTTGTCAATACTGCTCTGATGAAGTACATCGCGCCCGGGAAACTGCTGACAGGGTCGGCTATCCTGGGAAGTATCGCAACATTAATTGTAATATTTGGCGGTGGAATGATCGGAGTCCTTGCCCTGGTTTCAATTTCGGCTTTCATGTCCCTGATGTTCCCGACGATTTACGGGCTGGCTGTTAAAGGTCTGGATTATGACGATACAAAAATTGCCGGCTCAGGTCTGATTATGGCGATCCTCGGCGGCGCGGTATTAACTGCAATCCAGGGGAAAATTTCCGATGCCACCGGGAGTATCCATCTGGCGTATGCTGTTCCATTGGCTTGTTTTCTCCTGATATCCTTTTATGGATTTTTTGGGTTCCGGCGGGACCTGCAAAAGACCTCATGA
- the fucU gene encoding L-fucose mutarotase: MLRGISPKLSPELLLTLYRMEHGDEIVLADAHFPGESYCTRIVRADGHIITDLLDGILPLMPLDSYVDFPMTMMEAVNGDTFDPRVEQSYKRILDKYEENRYKIRKIEKEEFYKRSANSFAVVMSGETAKYGNIILQKGIIENAESG, translated from the coding sequence ATGCTGCGTGGGATTTCCCCAAAACTCAGTCCGGAATTATTACTTACACTCTACCGTATGGAGCATGGAGACGAAATAGTCCTGGCCGATGCTCATTTTCCCGGTGAATCTTACTGTACCCGTATAGTGAGAGCAGACGGGCACATCATTACCGACTTATTAGACGGAATTCTCCCGCTGATGCCGCTGGATTCCTATGTGGATTTCCCGATGACGATGATGGAGGCAGTGAACGGTGATACTTTCGATCCGAGGGTAGAACAATCGTACAAACGGATCCTCGATAAATATGAAGAAAACCGTTATAAAATTCGAAAGATTGAAAAGGAAGAATTTTACAAGCGCTCCGCCAATTCATTTGCAGTGGTAATGTCGGGAGAAACGGCGAAATACGGAAATATCATCCTGCAAAAAGGCATCATTGAAAACGCGGAATCCGGATAA
- a CDS encoding DUF5060 domain-containing protein — protein sequence MSGELRKWHKVTLTFEGPETSEQATPNPFLDYRLNVRFINGDTTFLVPGYFAADGDAANTSASSGDKWRVHFAPHEAGIWNYEVSFRSGRNIAVSDNPDAGKSAGFMDGKSGTFRVKETDKSGRDFRGKGRLQYVGKHYLRFEETGEYFLKAGADAPENFLAYKDFDGDFKHDGHNDDLIKSWEPHVQDWNQGDPVWQDGKGKGILGAINYLASKGINVFSFLTMNIGGDDRNVFPYVTYDDYTRLDVSRLAQWEILFQHADSLGMYLHFKTQEAENQDTLDAGALGVERKLYYRELIARFGHHLALNWNLGEENGKWGDHEGQSTPQRRAMAGYFREYDPYRHHIVIHNGQSFDDLLGDKSKLTGVSVQTHRSDFRQVHDAILHWRQASDQSGKPWVVAIDEPGNASDALLPDAENQDHDNARQNALWGALMAGAGGIEYYFGYDHPQSDLTCQDWRSRSNMWDQSRYALNFFREHEIPFWEMTNTDDLTTDTTDYCFSKEGEVYVIYMKTAEENLIDLGESVGRYQVEWFNPRTGGALKQGSIGTIAGPGEKAIGAPPADPEKDWVALIRAARLGGW from the coding sequence ATGAGTGGCGAATTACGGAAATGGCATAAGGTGACCCTCACATTCGAGGGACCGGAAACTTCGGAGCAGGCCACACCAAATCCCTTTCTGGACTACCGACTCAATGTACGGTTCATTAATGGTGACACAACCTTCCTTGTCCCGGGATATTTCGCCGCAGATGGCGATGCTGCCAATACTTCTGCTTCCAGTGGCGATAAATGGCGAGTCCATTTCGCTCCCCATGAAGCGGGTATCTGGAATTACGAGGTATCGTTCCGGTCCGGACGCAATATCGCGGTGAGCGACAATCCTGATGCCGGCAAAAGCGCCGGATTTATGGATGGTAAGTCAGGTACGTTCCGCGTGAAGGAGACGGATAAATCAGGCAGGGATTTTCGAGGCAAGGGCCGGCTTCAGTATGTCGGAAAACATTATCTCCGGTTCGAGGAGACCGGAGAATATTTTCTAAAGGCAGGCGCGGACGCGCCGGAAAATTTCCTGGCATACAAGGATTTCGACGGTGATTTCAAGCACGACGGACATAACGACGACCTGATTAAATCATGGGAGCCACATGTGCAGGACTGGAATCAGGGTGATCCGGTCTGGCAGGATGGCAAAGGAAAGGGCATCCTTGGAGCCATAAACTATTTGGCGTCGAAGGGAATTAACGTCTTCTCCTTCCTCACCATGAATATCGGCGGCGATGATAGGAACGTCTTTCCGTATGTCACTTATGATGATTATACCCGACTCGATGTGTCCAGATTGGCTCAGTGGGAGATCCTGTTCCAGCACGCCGATTCCCTGGGAATGTATCTCCACTTCAAGACCCAGGAGGCCGAGAACCAGGATACACTGGATGCCGGCGCCCTTGGCGTGGAACGTAAACTCTACTACCGGGAACTCATCGCCCGGTTCGGACACCACCTGGCGCTCAACTGGAATTTGGGTGAAGAGAACGGGAAATGGGGAGATCACGAAGGACAGTCTACACCTCAGCGCCGCGCCATGGCGGGATATTTCCGGGAGTACGATCCGTATCGGCATCATATTGTGATTCACAACGGTCAGTCGTTTGACGATCTGCTTGGCGATAAATCGAAGCTCACCGGAGTCTCCGTTCAGACCCACCGATCGGACTTCAGGCAGGTCCACGATGCCATTCTCCACTGGAGACAGGCTTCCGACCAGTCCGGCAAGCCGTGGGTTGTAGCCATTGATGAACCGGGGAACGCCTCGGATGCTCTTCTTCCGGATGCGGAAAACCAGGATCACGATAATGCCCGGCAGAACGCTTTGTGGGGCGCGTTAATGGCTGGCGCAGGCGGAATAGAATATTATTTCGGATATGACCATCCCCAATCGGATTTAACCTGTCAGGACTGGCGTTCCCGGTCAAACATGTGGGACCAGTCCAGATACGCGCTTAATTTCTTCAGGGAGCATGAGATCCCGTTTTGGGAAATGACCAACACCGACGATCTGACGACTGATACTACCGATTACTGCTTCTCCAAAGAGGGCGAGGTATACGTAATCTATATGAAAACGGCGGAAGAAAATCTCATCGATTTGGGTGAGTCCGTCGGGAGGTATCAGGTGGAATGGTTTAACCCCCGTACAGGTGGAGCACTGAAACAGGGAAGTATCGGGACGATTGCCGGGCCAGGCGAAAAAGCCATCGGCGCACCACCGGCCGATCCGGAGAAGGATTGGGTAGCGCTTATTCGGGCAGCGCGACTTGGTGGCTGGTAG
- a CDS encoding tail fiber domain-containing protein, which produces MKVMPGIFSGDVHVTGEFTNPSDIKLKENIQPVGSVLGKLKQLQAKSFNYKRNDPRYKPMNLASGKRVGFIAQNMEKLFPELVSEDAFIDPEAPGAEKAGEEPEPIKYKSINYIELIPVLVQAIQEQQQEIEALKQEINQGKNR; this is translated from the coding sequence ATGAAAGTTATGCCGGGTATTTTTTCCGGTGATGTTCATGTCACAGGCGAGTTCACTAATCCCTCAGACATCAAACTAAAGGAGAATATTCAGCCGGTCGGTTCCGTGTTAGGTAAACTGAAGCAGCTGCAAGCCAAATCGTTTAATTATAAACGGAATGATCCCAGGTACAAACCGATGAATCTCGCTTCCGGTAAAAGAGTTGGGTTCATTGCGCAGAACATGGAAAAGCTCTTCCCGGAATTAGTGAGCGAAGATGCGTTTATAGATCCCGAAGCGCCAGGTGCTGAAAAAGCAGGGGAAGAACCGGAGCCGATCAAGTATAAGTCCATAAATTATATTGAACTAATCCCGGTCCTGGTGCAGGCCATTCAGGAACAACAGCAGGAGATTGAGGCGCTGAAACAAGAGATAAACCAGGGGAAAAATCGATAG